One Phocaeicola dorei genomic region harbors:
- a CDS encoding TonB-dependent receptor codes for MKILIESKRFLLLLCLSLFVAGYVSAQDYRAIVKGIVTDETGEGVIGATVLVKNESTGFSAGSITNETGEYIVKQLPLGSPYSVTVSYVGYGDQKKTGYTLNQGDVLRLDFQLKEESVVMEAVQVVANSLKNSIATTGAATSVTANDLNKLPVNGRNFTSLIDLSPLSTGSSLSGQLASSTNYTIDGMSAKGPTSGGSTTSRNGVPYAISMEAIREFKVVTNEYDVTNGRAGGGTISTVTKSGTNQLTGSAFTYLRSDWLSSKYDIRGNKRSNDFSTYQFGASLGGALVKDRAHFFISWDHQADSRPLYIADIHNAADEKRYNLTTETRDRFLEIARNKYGVSDHPQFGSFDKKQNTDAVFARLDWQINATNLLSFTDNFVNDNNNMGLSDNSAINLYEVYGDVHSLNNSALLTLRSVLGPRSTNELKLQHLYTLEKSMPGSELPADNIPRAIVQRVESEIDGNTATTTIQLGGQRYSPENFYNHVLQLVDNYYYNTNKVNYTYGFDLMYTNLNSRYGSEANGRFYFTGLDNFEALKPSRYVREVYLDPDQNNQRVRQNILNAGIYAQLQTKLFTGFELMAGLRLDNATYFNKGNFSQLVYDELGLRTDNGLSTFQIQPRVQITWDFNDKHTDILRIGGGIFASDINNYAMINNMVFDGTKVMSVDIKNTEEEPDIVPTPDFIGYRKDPSTAPGIDLLNNPKYADKAVPTINMNSKDAKVPVVYKANISYTHFFSDRLKMSVSGYMTLGRNNYMYIDRNMVDDPYFRLSAEGNRGIYVPASTIGKDGTLDWMEGRKSTKVGRVLELVSEGKVNQFAFTVDGTWRYYKDGELSFSYTWNDTKDNTSYNGNVANSATLSQMVVDDPRDLSKMTYSNNQFRHKLVVYGSAPTFWGITVGARFSGIGGTRYSMIVNGNVNGDFVDSNDLAYVYDPNSSATPDYIREGINSILNNPDAEKSVKDYIRKSFGKVAERNGGVNGFYGTLDLRLAKKFKTYKKQNLEVSVDIFNVANMLNKDWGAGHNLGTQKIYSIKGFDKDAKQYTYNVNANTGVSSLNGTPFQVQIGLRYGF; via the coding sequence ATGAAAATTCTTATTGAGTCAAAGAGATTTTTGTTGTTATTATGCTTGTCGCTATTCGTTGCGGGCTATGTTTCCGCACAGGATTACCGGGCGATTGTAAAAGGTATTGTGACTGACGAAACCGGAGAGGGGGTTATCGGAGCCACAGTGTTGGTAAAGAACGAATCGACCGGTTTCAGTGCCGGTTCTATCACCAACGAGACGGGAGAGTACATTGTGAAGCAACTCCCTTTGGGTTCACCTTACTCTGTCACCGTCAGCTATGTAGGCTATGGTGATCAGAAAAAGACAGGATATACGCTGAACCAAGGTGATGTGCTCCGTCTGGATTTCCAGTTAAAGGAGGAAAGTGTCGTGATGGAGGCTGTACAGGTGGTGGCTAATTCATTGAAGAATTCTATCGCCACTACGGGGGCCGCTACTTCGGTGACGGCCAATGATCTGAACAAACTGCCGGTGAACGGGCGTAACTTTACTTCGCTCATTGACCTGTCACCATTAAGTACAGGTTCCAGCCTGTCCGGACAGTTGGCTTCTTCTACTAATTATACCATTGATGGCATGAGTGCCAAGGGCCCTACTTCGGGAGGTAGTACAACCAGTCGCAACGGGGTGCCATACGCCATTTCGATGGAGGCTATCCGTGAATTTAAAGTCGTGACGAATGAATATGATGTGACTAACGGTCGTGCCGGAGGAGGTACTATTAGTACGGTGACCAAATCGGGAACCAACCAATTGACAGGTAGCGCTTTCACTTATCTGCGTTCCGACTGGTTGTCCAGCAAATATGATATCCGCGGCAACAAGCGCTCGAATGATTTCTCTACTTACCAGTTTGGAGCCTCATTGGGCGGTGCATTGGTGAAAGACCGTGCCCACTTCTTTATTTCTTGGGATCATCAGGCTGATTCACGTCCGTTGTATATTGCCGATATTCATAATGCTGCCGATGAAAAGCGTTATAATTTGACTACGGAAACCAGAGACCGCTTTCTGGAAATAGCCCGCAATAAATATGGAGTGTCGGACCATCCTCAGTTCGGGTCTTTTGATAAAAAACAGAATACCGATGCGGTATTTGCTCGTCTGGACTGGCAGATTAATGCTACAAACCTGTTATCGTTTACTGATAATTTTGTGAATGACAATAACAATATGGGCTTGAGCGACAATAGTGCTATCAATCTTTATGAAGTGTATGGTGATGTACATTCGTTGAACAACAGTGCTTTACTTACTTTACGTTCTGTACTGGGACCACGCAGTACCAACGAACTGAAGTTGCAACATCTTTATACATTGGAAAAATCCATGCCGGGCAGTGAATTGCCGGCTGATAATATTCCACGTGCCATTGTGCAACGTGTAGAATCGGAAATAGATGGAAATACGGCGACTACTACCATTCAGCTGGGTGGTCAGCGTTATAGCCCCGAGAATTTCTATAACCACGTACTTCAGTTGGTAGATAATTATTATTATAATACCAATAAGGTAAACTATACATATGGTTTTGATTTGATGTACACGAATCTGAATTCTCGTTACGGTAGTGAGGCCAACGGGCGTTTTTATTTTACCGGACTGGATAATTTCGAGGCATTGAAGCCTTCTCGTTATGTACGTGAAGTGTATTTGGATCCTGACCAAAACAATCAGCGTGTACGCCAAAATATATTGAATGCAGGTATCTATGCCCAGTTGCAGACTAAACTGTTCACAGGATTCGAGCTGATGGCAGGCTTACGTTTGGATAATGCCACTTATTTCAATAAAGGTAATTTCAGCCAACTGGTGTATGATGAATTGGGACTGCGTACAGACAATGGACTCTCTACTTTCCAGATTCAGCCTCGTGTCCAGATTACTTGGGACTTTAATGACAAGCACACGGATATTCTTCGTATTGGCGGGGGAATCTTTGCATCTGATATCAATAACTATGCCATGATTAATAATATGGTATTTGATGGTACGAAAGTGATGTCGGTTGATATCAAGAATACGGAAGAAGAACCGGATATAGTTCCCACTCCCGATTTTATAGGGTATCGGAAAGATCCTTCCACGGCTCCGGGTATTGATTTGCTGAATAATCCCAAATATGCGGACAAGGCTGTACCTACGATCAATATGAATAGCAAGGATGCCAAGGTTCCCGTGGTTTATAAGGCGAATATATCATACACTCACTTCTTCAGTGACCGTTTGAAAATGAGTGTCAGCGGATATATGACTTTGGGACGTAACAACTATATGTATATAGACCGGAACATGGTGGATGATCCTTATTTTCGTCTTTCTGCAGAAGGGAACCGGGGTATTTATGTACCTGCTTCTACTATAGGAAAAGATGGTACTCTTGATTGGATGGAAGGACGTAAAAGTACCAAAGTAGGGCGTGTGCTCGAATTGGTCAGCGAGGGAAAAGTAAATCAGTTCGCTTTCACCGTAGATGGAACATGGCGTTACTATAAAGACGGAGAACTTTCTTTCAGCTATACTTGGAACGATACAAAAGACAATACTTCCTATAATGGTAATGTGGCTAATTCCGCTACTCTTTCCCAAATGGTGGTTGACGATCCCCGTGATTTAAGCAAAATGACTTACTCCAACAATCAGTTCCGTCATAAACTGGTGGTTTATGGTTCGGCGCCTACTTTCTGGGGCATTACCGTAGGTGCTCGCTTTTCCGGCATCGGGGGAACACGTTATTCCATGATTGTGAATGGAAATGTGAACGGTGACTTTGTGGATAGTAATGACCTGGCCTATGTATATGATCCGAATAGCAGCGCTACTCCTGATTATATTCGTGAAGGTATTAATTCTATATTGAACAATCCGGATGCGGAAAAGAGTGTGAAAGATTATATTCGTAAGAGTTTTGGGAAAGTGGCCGAACGTAATGGAGGGGTCAATGGTTTCTATGGCACTTTAGATCTTCGTCTGGCCAAGAAATTCAAGACTTACAAAAAGCAGAATCTGGAAGTGTCTGTTGATATTTTCAATGTGGCCAATATGTTGAATAAAGATTGGGGAGCCGGTCATAATCTGGGAACACAGAAAATTTATAGTATCAAGGGATTTGACAAAGATGCCAAACAATATACTTATAATGTAAATGCCAACACAGGTGTATCCAGTCTGAACGGTACTCCTTTTCAGGTTCAGATAGGTTTGAGATATGGATTCTAA
- a CDS encoding glycerophosphodiester phosphodiesterase → MKLSKLMMVFAMCAVTLTGTAQTKVIAHRGYWKCEGSAQNSIASLTKAAEAKVYGSEFDVQLTKDKEIVVNHDDSIQGICIFDTPFAELKDLKLSNGEKLSTLDDYLVAGKKLTGTQLILEIKPHRTEEAENEAVRIIVDKVKKMRMEKQVEYISFSMNICEQLVKLTPDSEIAYLKSDVAPKDLKAKGINGIDYYIKVLAEKPEWIAEAHQLGMKVNVWTVNDMEMVQKMIDQQVDYITTDYPLETEKLIRKDGGDS, encoded by the coding sequence ATGAAACTAAGTAAACTAATGATGGTTTTTGCCATGTGTGCTGTTACTTTGACCGGGACTGCCCAGACCAAAGTGATTGCCCACCGCGGATATTGGAAATGTGAAGGTTCTGCCCAAAACTCTATTGCTTCTTTGACAAAGGCTGCAGAGGCAAAGGTGTATGGTTCGGAGTTCGACGTACAACTGACGAAGGACAAGGAAATCGTAGTCAATCATGACGATAGCATTCAGGGAATTTGCATTTTTGATACTCCTTTTGCTGAATTGAAAGATTTGAAATTGAGTAACGGCGAGAAGTTGTCCACTTTGGATGATTATCTGGTAGCGGGTAAGAAATTGACTGGTACTCAGCTGATATTGGAAATCAAGCCTCACAGAACCGAAGAAGCGGAAAATGAAGCGGTAAGAATCATTGTAGATAAAGTGAAAAAGATGCGAATGGAGAAACAGGTGGAATATATTTCATTCAGCATGAACATTTGCGAACAGTTGGTGAAACTGACTCCGGATTCGGAAATAGCTTATCTGAAAAGTGATGTGGCTCCTAAAGACCTGAAGGCGAAAGGAATTAATGGTATTGATTATTATATCAAGGTATTGGCTGAGAAACCGGAATGGATTGCTGAAGCACATCAGTTGGGTATGAAGGTGAATGTGTGGACAGTCAATGATATGGAGATGGTTCAGAAGATGATTGACCAGCAGGTGGATTATATAACTACTGATTATCCATTGGAAACTGAAAAGCTGATTCGGAAAGATGGAGGAGATTCTTAA